Proteins from a single region of Symphalangus syndactylus isolate Jambi chromosome 12, NHGRI_mSymSyn1-v2.1_pri, whole genome shotgun sequence:
- the PIGC gene encoding phosphatidylinositol N-acetylglucosaminyltransferase subunit C, which produces MCAQPVTNTKEVKWQKVLYERQPFPDNYVDRRFLEELRKNIHARKYQYWAVVFESSVVIQQLCSVCVFVVIWWYMDEGLLAPHWLFGTGLASSLIGYVLFDLIDGGEGRKKSGQTRWADLKSALVFITFTYGFSPVLKTLTESVSTDTIYAMSVFMLLGHLIFFDYGANAAIVSSTLSLNMAIFASVCLASRLPRSLHAFIMVTFAIQIFALWPMLQKKLKACTPRSYVGVTLLFAFSALGGLLSISAVGAILFALLLMSISCLCPFYLIRLQLFKENIHGPWDEAEIKEDLSRFLS; this is translated from the coding sequence ATGTGTGCTCAACCTGTAACTAACACCAAGGAGGTCAAGTGGCAGAAGGTCTTGTATGAGCGACAGCCCTTTCCTGATAACTATGTGGACCGGCGATTCCTGGAAGAGCTCCGGAAAAACATCCATGCTCGGAAATACCAATATTGGGCTGTGGTATTTGAGTCCAGTGTGGTGATCCAGCAGCTGTGcagtgtttgtgtttttgtggtTATCTGGTGGTATATGGATGAGGGTCTTCTGGCCCCCCATTGGCTTTTTGGGACTGGCCTGGCGTCTTCACTGATTGGGTATGTTTTGTTTGATCTCATTGATGGAGGTGAAGGGCGGAAGAAGAGTGGGCAGACCCGGTGGGCTGACCTGAAGAGTGCCCTAGTCTTCATTACTTTCACTTACGGGTTTTCACCAGTGCTGAAGACCCTTACAGAGTCTGTCAGCACTGACACCATCTATGCCATGTCAGTCTTCATGCTGTTAGGCCATCTCATCTTTTTTGACTATGGTGCCAATGCTGCCATTGTATCCAGCACACTATCCTTGAACATGGCCATCTTTGCTTCTGTATGCTTGGCATCACGTCTTCCCCGGTCCCTGCATGCCTTCATCATGGTGACGTTTGCCATTCAGATTTTTGCCCTGTGGCCCATGTTGCAGAAGAAACTAAAGGCATGTACTCCCCGGAGTTATGTGGGGGTCACACTGCTTTTTGCGTTTTCAGCCTTGGGAGGTCTACTGTCCATTAGTGCTGTGGGAGCCATACTATTTGCCCTTCTGCTGATGTCTATCTCATGTCTGTGTCCATTCTACCTCATTCGCTTgcagctttttaaagaaaacattcatgGGCCTTGGGATGAAGCTGAAATCAAGGAAGACTTGTCCAGGTTCCTCAGTTAA